A region from the Vicia villosa cultivar HV-30 ecotype Madison, WI linkage group LG3, Vvil1.0, whole genome shotgun sequence genome encodes:
- the LOC131658106 gene encoding uncharacterized protein LOC131658106: MTQKVLVSRDVTFDEFKGWEWDSEKVGTETHLTWEGYKEDINDLEEESEEHIIVTTPMAAQIVPPRDKVVDELTDLSSNKSGSAQSSEDEIINDSNAQSFELGPRVLTKPGWHDAYEMANIMLDTNNQYALQVDSDDPIAFEDVVKAEKWRITMNKTKLNENGEVDKYKARLVAKGYAQQYGIDYDKVFAPVARWDTIRSMLALAAHHGWPVYQLDMKSAFLHGDLTEEVFVTQPPGFVISGEEDKVYNWRRPYMD, translated from the exons ATGACTCAAAAGGTTTTGGTGAGTAGAGATGTTACATTTGATGAATTCAAAGGTTGGGAATGGGACTCTGAGAAAGTGGGTACTGAAACTCACCTCACGTGGGAAGGTTATAAAGAGGATATAAATGATTTAGAAGAAGAATCTGAGGAGCATATTATTGTTACAACACCTATGGCTGCTCAGATTGTGCCACCAAGAGACAAAGTGGTCGATGAACTGACTGATTTAAGCTCGAACAAGTCGGGAAGTGCACAGAGTTCAGAAGATGAAATAATAAATGATTCAAATGCTCAAAGTTTTGAATTGGGTCCAAGAGTACTCACAAAACCGGGTTGGCATGATGCATATGAAATGGCCAACATCATGCTTGATACAAATAATCAGTATGCATTGCAAGTGGATAGTGATGATCCTATTGCTTTTGAGGATGTTGTGAAGGCAGAAAAATGGAGAATAACCATGAAT AAAACCAAGTTAAATGAGAATGGTGAAGTGGATAAATACAAAGCAAGATTAGTGGCAAAGGGGTATGCTCAACAATATGGAATAGATTATGATAAAGtgtttgctccggttgcaaggtggGATACTATAAGGTCCATGCTAGCTCTTGCAGCACATCACGGGTGGCCTGTCTATCAATTAGACATGAAAAGTGCATTCCTCCATGGTGATCTCACAGAAGAAGTTTTTGTAACGCAACCACCAGGCTTTGTGATCTCAGGGGAGGAGGACAAAGTTTACAATTGGAGAAGGCCttatatggattaa